Proteins encoded within one genomic window of Marasmius oreades isolate 03SP1 chromosome 4, whole genome shotgun sequence:
- the PHF5A gene encoding PHD finger-like domain-containing protein 5A (BUSCO:EOG09265DWT), translating into MGKCRKSPTAPKGAGYRRFQRSALVSASSTTTMSKHHPDLIMCRRQPGIAIGRLCEKCDGKCPVCDSYVRPETLVRICEECNFGTYGGRCIICGSPGISDAYYCAECTLLEKDRDGCPKIVNLGASRTDLFYERRRLGFKKG; encoded by the exons ATGGGGAAATGCCGGAAATCACCCACGGCACCGAAGGGTGCCGGTTACAGGCGTTTTCAGCGATCAGCCTTAGTAAGCGCGTCCTCTACAACCACCATGTCGAAACATCATCCTG ATTTAATAATGTGTCGACGTCAGCCCGGTATTG CTATCGGTCGTCTTTGTGAAAAATGCGACGGAAAATG TCCAGTATGTGACTCGTACGTCCGACCAGAGACCTTGGTGCGAATTTGCGAAGAATGTAACTTTGGTACTTACGGAGGACGTTGCATAATCTGCGGCTCTCCTG GTATATCTGATGCCTATTATTGTGCTGAATGCACACTACTAGAGAAGGACCGGGATGGATGTCCCAAGATTGTAAATCTGGGAGCTAGTCGAACGGATCTCTTTTACGAACGTCGCCGGCTTG GGTTTAAGAAGGGCTGA